A segment of the Crassostrea angulata isolate pt1a10 chromosome 10, ASM2561291v2, whole genome shotgun sequence genome:
AAGCCCTTAATCAAAACTGAAATTAATGGCATCTATGTCATGGGTCCAGGCCCTTTGGCGGGGCTGATATTgccaaatattgaaaatatatttaattttagaacCCTGGAGCTAGAGTATAGATGATCCAAGATTCTTTCGACACTTGCCATGgttctattttattatttggtgtttgcaaacatcaaataataaagCACGGGTAACAGTCAAAGGAGTCTCGGATTATAGAGTTTGGACTACAATGTGAAGCTTAAAATGCAAGCATGAGTCTCACGGACAAGTCCAATTACATGGTATGGTGCTCAGGTGAGCGTCAATGCCTGTGAGCTCCTTGTTATAAGATATGCTATATGTATCACAACGGCGTATTTCTATAGGTCAGGGAtgtttgcttttgtttttacgGATTCATCAGTCGTAAGCTTTCTCTGTATTACAGATGGGGAACCAGCAGGCTATCCTGAGTGACATTGACATCCATGAGCTGAAGGACACCACTCCTTTCTCGGACAGTGACCTCAAGACACTCGAACAGCGTTATCATGCACTCGACCCATCACCGGATGCCACTGACGGAATCCCGTACGATAAAATGATTCTGCTTCCGGAGTTCCGAGGCAATGAGTTGTGTCCTCTTGTCGTCGCGGCAAATTTAGACGGACGGTCAGGACGAGTTTATGCCAAGCAGTTCGTTCAGATCTTTGGAATTCTTAGCCCGAAAGCAAACCCCGAGGAAAAGAAAGAGTTTTTGTTTGAGCTTTTCAACATTTACGGGGCAAACATTCTAACACACGACGAGATGTACCGGTTTTTTAAGACGCTGTTTGACAGGGCCTTTAGTGACGACCACATCTTGGCGCTGACATACCGAGCTCTCAACAACAACTCGTTGAAGAAAAAGGGGGAGGTAACGAAGGCTGAGTTTGTAAAACTGATTCCAGATCATGAAATAATCAACAGGATGTCCATAGAATTGCTACTATGATGAATATGGTTGAACAAAATTAGCAAGGGACTTGTCCTGTTGTGAGCTTATAAACAAACATTCGCTTATGATTGTTTCTGTCTGAATGGAAGACTCAAGAGACAAATAGTTTGGAGCCATTCGATGATCGTCATTGAGCAGTCATCAATGCGTCAAACAATTTACAAGCTCTAAATGACACAAGCGTCAAATGATCTATATTCACGACGCAAGTCACCACGCGTCGTGATCACATAGGCGTCAAACAAATGTTTAACCAAGCCACATGTGATGTAATGATGAAATCCACTCGACGTTAAGTGGTCGTAAGCGTCAAATTATTAATCCAACTCCAATTGATACACCAAGCGTCACCAACAGTTTATCAAGCGTCTCTATGCGTCATGTATCAAATGAATAGCGAGTGTTACATTTGGGGATCAGCTGAGGAGGTCATCGATTCCAGAGAGACTGTAAAAAATTCTGACTGTGTGGATGCTGGGATCATGTGTTACTTTTCTACTCATGTATCCGGATagaaaatgatatttcaaataaaaaataaacatcttttacagcgtttacatcaaagttactcTCACTCATTACTACTGAAACAAAAGTGAACGGTTTGAGCATATTGTGTTAATAGACCCCATAGAccacatatatttatattctttatgcatttatagaaaaaagtaattttacaAGTTACACGAGTTGATTAAGAGTGGTCTTTCTTGATTCGGAATAAAGACAGGTAACTGATGAAAGAGTCATTTAAAGATTCgctaaaaatctgaaaatttcagattcAAGAAATCTTTTTTGTTAAACAGATTCATGAACATCTCTTCAAAAGAAATGatacaataaaaaatctttgtttGGGTTTTGTTTCTGTTGgggtttattttttggtttttttttaacatttcatatGGGTTCTATTACATTCGATACCAGTTTTGATGTTAGTCATAATgtgatatctacatgtatttcaaattaatgaaaaatatatttttttaaattataataaagttaTGGCTAATTTGAGATAAATTTAAGGGAGGGTGATAATAGTACTTAAATATCTATGCctcaatatattatttaaaatgaccaGAACAACTCATCAGTACGGCACATTGGGATTGAATTTAATACAAAAGTGAAAATACTTGGGACAAACTACTATATGTATATGATTATCCCATATTTTCGAAACTGGCAAGATCGATGTCTTGTTtattaaaagatataaattttgatataagTACACCAATTCTGTCGACTATCGTAATTACTATAGAGACCTCATAGATGGGGCACCTGCCCACATAGCTAGGGCAGCTCCGCGCTCCATGGAGTTACTCCTATATGTTACAATTACCAGTAACTTCAGAGATGAAACTTTACGAGGGCCCAGTCACATCAACAAGGCAATCAGACGTGGAGTCATCTGTGCTTTTAGGCCACCAGCAAAGATTTACTGGTTCTTGTCCTACCTGACACCGCCATGGATTGTAATTAACCTCGTCTTTTCCAATTGACATTAATGAAAACTAGTACTAACTTGATCTAGCTGCCGTGTGTAAAATTCATGTTGTGTGCTGTTACCTGTTTTCCTGATTCTTGTTCTTTCTCTGACGCTCTGATAACTGCAAAATTTGTTGTTGtacttgttgatattttttactAACTGTTCCACTGGTACCTACTGTTTGTTTGTCTGTTATATCGTTGATTGTTTATCTGTTGTATTGTTGATTGTTTGTCTGTTATATTGTTGATTGTTTGTCTGTTGTATTGTTGATTGTTTGTCTGTTATATTGTTGATTGTTTGTCTGTTGTATTGTTGATTGTTTGTCTGTTATATTGTTGATTGTTTGTCTGTTGTATTGTTGATTGTTTGTCTGTTATATCGTTGATTGTTTATCTGTTGTATTGTTGATTGTTTGTCTGTTATATTGTTGATTGTTTGTCTGTTATATTGTTGATTGTTTGTCTGTTATATTGTTGATTGTTTGTCTGTTATATTGTTGATTGTTTGTCTGTTATATTGTTGATTGTTTGTCTGTTATATTGTTGATTGTTTGTCTGTTATATTGTTGATTGTTTGTCTGTTATATTGTTGATTGTTTGTCTGTTATATTGGTCCATTTTTTCACTGACTAACCATGCGCTATTGTGACCTCTTGACCCAGTCATTGCTATTATGCAGGTATAACAACGATTTGCTCAAAAGTGAAAATATTTGTAagtgtaaataattatatttcacTATACTTCACAGTGATTTTCCTCTGGTAATTAAATGCGTCAATACAGGGATGTTTCTCTTTTGCAATAGAgtaaaaaataaacttgaacTAGACCTTAGTGAGCCACCCAGCCCGCAGGCCTCTTCAAAGAATGACATCAGCAAGATCAAAAACCAAAAAGACCTCGCTAGTTTTCCattaattcaattatttatcacttgttcatgttttaaatgtaattaatattaTCTTCATGCAGTATTTCCCAGTTTACTAGTATGTGACCTCTATTAAGGCTGGTATTGTTTGTAAAGCGTACTAATTAATCATTACTGGAAGTAAAGAATTATTAATGGATACGCAAACAGAGTCGAAACAACTACTTGCTATTTGTTGTCGAACAATAAGAGGCCTTTTCACtcttattgattttattaaggAAAACATTCATTAAAATACGCAagtaatacatataattttgattttaaattggtCTATTTGTGCTAAAAAGGTATAAACTGAGACTTCAAAGATGATTGTGTCCCTTTTAACTTTCAAAAACTTTTCAAGGTCAAAGTTATGAATAGTATAGATATTAGGAACGCTTTGAAGACGATTTCATATGATCATgtttctattacatgtatgtatgtttcAAGATGAGCTAGATTGGTAGCATCTCcagaaagtttaaaatcaacattTGGAATGACCTTGATCTTCGACTTCATTTAATGGTCGTAAAATTAGcgtaaaattattgaattgtCCATCGGaactatttgatttttttaacggatttgtttttattaatccaCAGTTTGAGAGATCCCAAAAGACGATTGAACTTAAAACAAGTTGTGAATTTGAGGAATAAATGTATTgggattttaataaaatgtttataacaaTGTTTTCGTTTTCAAATGGTAACGACTTGTTAATTCAGAAGGTTTTCATTCATATGAACCAAGTTAGATGCGTTTAAATATGTGTTAGTTTTGGGAGTTTTTTTCTGtaagaaatttgaaatgaaatgaaaaactatatacggataaaaaaggaaagaaactGTTTAACGTTAATAAAAAGTGTCAATGGCAATGGATTTTTTCTATCT
Coding sequences within it:
- the LOC128165752 gene encoding uncharacterized protein LOC128165752; the encoded protein is MGNQQAILSDIDIHELKDTTPFSDSDLKTLEQRYHALDPSPDATDGIPYDKMILLPEFRGNELCPLVVAANLDGRSGRVYAKQFVQIFGILSPKANPEEKKEFLFELFNIYGANILTHDEMYRFFKTLFDRAFSDDHILALTYRALNNNSLKKKGEVTKAEFVKLIPDHEIINRMSIELLL